The Salvia miltiorrhiza cultivar Shanhuang (shh) chromosome 1, IMPLAD_Smil_shh, whole genome shotgun sequence genome has a window encoding:
- the LOC131001166 gene encoding rhodanese-like domain-containing protein 9, chloroplastic isoform X2, with protein MAGITCSYHLAFSSQSNLSPSRLVIGATKRRVVHIKRSVTKAEVNFVDSDEAKKLIAVEGYAVVDVRDKTQFERAHIKDCYHVPLFIQNNDNDLGTIIKRTVHNNFSGLFFGLPFTKPNPEFVQSVKSQFSSESKLLLVCQEGLRSTAAANKLEEAGYQNIACITSGLQSVKPGTFDAVGSTELQNAGKAGLIQIQGKISAVLGTVLICAFLFITFFPDQAEKLFQLAPTS; from the exons ATGGCAGGGATAACATGTTCTTACCACTTAGCATTCTCCTCTCAGAG CAACTTGAGTCCATCTAGGTTAGTAATCGGAGCAACAAAGAGACGAGTAGTGCACATAAAAAGATCCGTGACAAAGGCAGAAGTGAACTTCGTGGACTCTGATGAGGCGAAGAAGCTGATAGCAGTCGAGGGCTACGCAGTTGTAGATGTTCGCGACAAAACTCAGTTTGAGAGAGCCCACATAAAGGACTGCTATCACGTCCCATTATTCATTCAGAACAATGACAATGACTTAG GAACTATAATAAAGAGAACTGTGCACAACAATTTCTCTGGCTTGTTTTTCGGGTTGCCTTTCACTAAGCCTAATCCAGAATTTGTGCAATCTGTCAAGAGCCAGTTTTCATCTGAGAGCAAGCTGTTGCTTGTTTGTCAAGAGGGACTAAG GTCTACTGCTGCTGCGAACAAATTGGAGGAAGCAGGTTATCAGAATATAGCCTGCATAACATCTGGGCTACAATCTGTAAAACCTG GAACATTCGACGCGGTTGGTTCGACAGAGCTGCAAAATGCAGGGAAGGCTGGTTTGATTCAAATTCAAGGCAAAATCTCAGCAGTGCTGGGGACTGTTCTCATCT GTGCGTTTCTGTTCATTACATTCTTCCCTGACCAAGCAGAAAAGCTATTCCAGCTCGCCCCAACAAGCTAA
- the LOC131001166 gene encoding rhodanese-like domain-containing protein 9, chloroplastic isoform X1, with translation MFLPLSILLSEECGFSNLSPSRLVIGATKRRVVHIKRSVTKAEVNFVDSDEAKKLIAVEGYAVVDVRDKTQFERAHIKDCYHVPLFIQNNDNDLGTIIKRTVHNNFSGLFFGLPFTKPNPEFVQSVKSQFSSESKLLLVCQEGLRSTAAANKLEEAGYQNIACITSGLQSVKPGTFDAVGSTELQNAGKAGLIQIQGKISAVLGTVLICAFLFITFFPDQAEKLFQLAPTS, from the exons ATGTTCTTACCACTTAGCATTCTCCTCTCAGAG GAATGTGGTTTCAGCAACTTGAGTCCATCTAGGTTAGTAATCGGAGCAACAAAGAGACGAGTAGTGCACATAAAAAGATCCGTGACAAAGGCAGAAGTGAACTTCGTGGACTCTGATGAGGCGAAGAAGCTGATAGCAGTCGAGGGCTACGCAGTTGTAGATGTTCGCGACAAAACTCAGTTTGAGAGAGCCCACATAAAGGACTGCTATCACGTCCCATTATTCATTCAGAACAATGACAATGACTTAG GAACTATAATAAAGAGAACTGTGCACAACAATTTCTCTGGCTTGTTTTTCGGGTTGCCTTTCACTAAGCCTAATCCAGAATTTGTGCAATCTGTCAAGAGCCAGTTTTCATCTGAGAGCAAGCTGTTGCTTGTTTGTCAAGAGGGACTAAG GTCTACTGCTGCTGCGAACAAATTGGAGGAAGCAGGTTATCAGAATATAGCCTGCATAACATCTGGGCTACAATCTGTAAAACCTG GAACATTCGACGCGGTTGGTTCGACAGAGCTGCAAAATGCAGGGAAGGCTGGTTTGATTCAAATTCAAGGCAAAATCTCAGCAGTGCTGGGGACTGTTCTCATCT GTGCGTTTCTGTTCATTACATTCTTCCCTGACCAAGCAGAAAAGCTATTCCAGCTCGCCCCAACAAGCTAA